The window TAATTAAGGTTAATCGAAACAGGCATCAATAGAGTGATGGCTAAGCCAGTGAAGGCGAACTATCAGTACGGAAAATATCGCATTCATAACATGGTGAGTGGGTTCGAAAGATTGTCAAGAAGCCAAAAATCCCGACAGCCTCCCCCAACCAATCTCAACAGAAAGGAGCAAAAACGAATGAACCAAATCGGTTTTAACCTGATTTCTGCCATGTTCGGCGGGTTCGCAACCTATGCCTTCGGTGGGTGGAACGAGCTACTTAGCCTATTTCTCATGGCGATACTAGTCGATTATGTAACTGGCATTGCCGCCTCGATGAGGGAGCAGCGTGGCCTTAATAGCCAAGTCGGCTATTGGGGGCTTACCCGCAAAGGGCTGATGTTGCTCGTGATTATGCTAGCTCATCGCATGGATATTCTGATGGATACAGATCTGATGATGACAGGAGCGATTTATTTTTACTTGGCGAATGAGTTTATTTCCATTACTGAAAATTACGGACGATTAGGGCTGCCACTGCCAAGCTTTTTGAAGCAGATGATTCAAGTGCTGCGAGGCAAGGAGGAAGGGTTATGAGCAAAGAAAGCTTTATTGATCAATTAGCTCCAGCGGCACAAGCGGATATACGGGAGTTTGGTATTTTAGCTAGTGTCACGATCGCTCAGGCTATTTTGGAAAGTGGCTGGGGTCGCTCAGCTCCTGGTAACAATTTGTTTGGAATCAAAGGGAGCGGGCAGCAGCTAGTTACGCAGGAGTTCATAAATGGCAAGTGGATGCAAATTGTAGATGGCTTTCGAGTATACGACAGCTGGTCCGATAGTGTTCGCGATCATTCGCTGTTGCTTGCTCACAATCCCAGATACGCGAATGTGTTACTTGAAAGTGACTACAGGTGTGCTAGTCAGGAGCTGCAGCGCGCAGGATATGCAACAGATCCGCAGTATGCGGACAAGCTGATTCGGATAATTGAAGGGAGCGAGCTAACTCGATGTGATCAGATAGAGAAGGAAAGGGGGAATATGATGAGTTCTGATGATGAGAATAAGATTATTAACTTCTTATCCACTGCTTTGATAAGCACAGAGGATGTAGACGCTAGAGTGGAGTTTCACCGTTTGGCTGATGAGCTTCGGAAAGCATCTGGACAACAGTAAGCTGCTGATTTCTCAACAACGATCCGAAAATCATCAGGCTGTCGGCGTAACGCTAGTAATTCTTCAGCTCGAACCTAAATAAGAGTCTCTAGGGACTCTTATTTAGGCATTTACTCTGAACTTAAGGTAAATAGAAGCCTCCAAAGACTCTTATTTGCACAGATATTCCAACTTGGTGCATCTTTTTTAACAAATAGAAGTCTCTAGAAGCTTCTATTTTCAACTTAAACCCATGGATTGGCATAAATAGAAGCCTCTAAAGGCTTCTATTTTGAGGTACGAGCTATTTTGGCCATCACTGCCTCTATATAAGCCTAAACAAACAAGTTTCTTCCCTTTGGATCCAGAATGTAAGAGCGAATTCTCTGTTCCCCACTGGCCGGCTTTACTATCCCTTTCCTGTGCAGGCTGTGAAGCCACTTTCGTGCGTGCTCAACTCGAATGCCAAGATGGTC is drawn from Paenibacillus sp. V4I7 and contains these coding sequences:
- a CDS encoding holin family protein, with the translated sequence MNQIGFNLISAMFGGFATYAFGGWNELLSLFLMAILVDYVTGIAASMREQRGLNSQVGYWGLTRKGLMLLVIMLAHRMDILMDTDLMMTGAIYFYLANEFISITENYGRLGLPLPSFLKQMIQVLRGKEEGL
- a CDS encoding glycoside hydrolase family 73 protein, yielding MSKESFIDQLAPAAQADIREFGILASVTIAQAILESGWGRSAPGNNLFGIKGSGQQLVTQEFINGKWMQIVDGFRVYDSWSDSVRDHSLLLAHNPRYANVLLESDYRCASQELQRAGYATDPQYADKLIRIIEGSELTRCDQIEKERGNMMSSDDENKIINFLSTALISTEDVDARVEFHRLADELRKASGQQ